The genome window CATCTTAGTTATTCATATAGTTTGTAATTGACAATGTCTTACCTAATTTATGATCCATTATGTAGGAATTAAAATCAGTCAAAGAGTCGGTTGCAAAATGTTACCTTGATCAATTAAAAGAATTACAGCAAATGGTGGATCTCAAACATAAGGAATTAGGGGATCTTAATAGAgcatctgcaaaacaaaaacatgccaTTGAAGACCTTGATGAGAGGCTTAAGTGCTTCTATACAGTCATGTGCTGAAGCAAATTCTACAATAAGTAGGTATGAAactatgaattatttaattcttaTGGTTTAATTCTTCAATCTTCAATACTTTTGTACTTAGTAATATCATTTTGtttcaatatttcttttaagTATTGTAGACTTAAGTGATTCATATTGATGTAGTTTCAGCCTTTGTTGATAGATGTTTATGTTGCCAAGAGAATACACAGTATAGAAATGGTTTCCCTCAGTTATTCCTGTCATGGTAATCTATTATGCGATAGGGTGTTTAGTCCCACATTGCCTAGTTATATAGCCTAAGAAGTACTTATAAGGTTCAGGCAGTCCTTACCTTACAACTTCTTGGAAGGTTGAGTTATGCCTTAAGCTCGAATTTTAAGAACTTGTCTTTCTATGTAAAATTTACAAAACACTTAAATTTGTTTGGTCAAATTACACCTCTAACTTTACCAATATTGCACTTGAGACCCTTCCATTTTTTGACCCCACATTACCtccctattttataaaaaagcatTACAAAATAAGGAAGGTTTGTGTTAATGGGATTGGGAAGGGGACATGGTTCTATTTTGgtatataaattgaattttaaggAATTTTGTGTAGGAAGATACCAGGTAGGAAGATACCAAGCAAAAATTGGTTGAATCTAATAATAAGGTTCGCTAATTAGAGACCCACCAAGTACATGAAGACAAGCTTgccaatgaaaatgaaataaaggtaATCAGATAATTTTATATGGAGTATCATATTCCTTTATCATATTTTGCTTGATAtctatctaaaaataaattctaactcATAGAGGAGAAAGTAGAACTTGAACAACAGGAAACAAGAAGATTAAGGAAAGAGCTTGAGAGCGAAAAGGTAGATATGAGAATCTCATGTCattgaatacaattttttttatacaaaggTGTTTTTATAGGAATGTTGTCTGCTTTACATCCAGGTGCCATGCTAATGTTATTTTGACAAGACTGCAGAATAAGTTATTGATATGACAAATGTCATGACTTTAACTGACTAATGCTCTTGGtccaaagaatgaagaaaaactTATAGTTTATATGCTGCTTGGCTttctaattagttttttttttctctttttgttctaTATCTTATCctcattttttaatctttttttttccggGGGTCGAGTTTCCTTATTTGAAGTCGAGATATTTGTTGATGTTGTTAGTAGGCAGCTCGAGAAGAATCTTGGGCTAAAGTTTCCGTTCTTGAGCTTCAGAtaaatgctacaatgcgagaTCTTGATTTGAGAGGCGGAGGTTAAAAAGTTTCAGGGAAAGACTTATGCTTCAGTAAGGCTtgatttgttgttgtttataATCATTGGACATCTGCAATTTGAAAAGTATGTAGAATTTCCAACATAGACTGCACATACTGGCATAGAATACCAGAGGACACAGGGCAACACTCTAGCTGCTACTTATTCCAGTTACTTGTTTGCTGCATTCTTTGGATTTTTGTGTTATAACAATTACTAATTATTCTTTATGTAGATTGAATTAGATAGGGATTCTAAATCTTTCTAATAAAATCTTCAAAGAAGCACTAATAGTAGGGTTTTATAAACATTTCTTTCATGGATCTTAACTAATTTTTGAACCGATCTAAAAATGAAATTGGATAAAAAGGATGTAGAATCATGTTCAGCAAGACTAGGATTTAAGGAACcttagaaaattttttctaagacatttattgtataaaaatcTTCTTAGAAAGCATGCATTCTAACACAATTGTTGtataaaaatcgtcttagaaaacaTTGTTATACAATACCCGTCTTAGAAAACATGATTTCTAAGACGGGTATTGTataacaaccgtcttagaatggtcaatttttttaagacggtttttatagAAATTGTCGTCGATAGTGTCCACTTTCAACAACGTTGGCTATAAAGACGGTTCATAACTGTCGTTGAAAGCTGTTTTTAATCGTTGTTAAATCACTTTTTTGCGGTagtgattgattaaatataatatgttaacTTATTAGATTTTGACAGTAATACTATACTCTAGAATTAACCTTGAGTTATAAATGACGAAATGAAATATTGCATTATTCTTCTGTTGGTTCTTGAAGGTAAAAGATGTTACTTCATATTATCCAGATGTTAATGAGTGTTGTTAAACTCCACCTACttgattagtaaattaattatgattaatttactaCCGGTTTAGTATTGAACCTATGTGGTTACACATAAACGAGTGTTTCAATatttgcaaaagaaaataatttatttgataattaaactagaaaatttaatttaatcaaataaatattttagtggagtattattaaattatttgttagcatcaagaatataattattataaacaaataatattattttataaatttaaaatttgttcataaaataagaataagattGTATTCCTACATATTAGGATCAAATCATGCGATTAGTTATGGAAAGTAGTGTTGGGTAATCAATGCTCCCACAAACAAAATTATCCACACCCACAAAGGATCGTGAGAACACACACAAATATTATATCAtcggaaaaataataataataacaaacgcaaaaatttaatgtgactcaaaaagtattttattatcacaaaaatgattacaagattgtaactcACCCCAAATACtgtatcactctacaaaccTAAGTACCACactcaatggttacaagaaatgataacactctcacacaaaaatatttttctctcaacaaagtgactttagttcacaatctctcttttcACGCACTCTCTCTTCATGTGTTATGTTTCTccattatttctcttttctatttatagtgaagattgtcacaaattataataaataaactctcttgaaaattgaaacaaaaataattctcAATACATCCATTCAACTAAGGTTCATCTAGTAAAATGTAATCTTCCACTTTGCATTTAAGCCACCTAAACCTTACTGATAAAAATccaatttttaatatacataCGCGTAACTCTACACTTAATCATGTGATTATGTGATTATTTGAGACATTAGTAAATCACTtgctatatatttaaaatttacttttcattttataCTTATTGAAACATTAGTAAATCACttactttatatttaaaatttatatggcTTTTACAATTTTATGACAACAAATACCACATACATTTACATCTAGATAATACTAATATAAAGTTGCATGTAATGCTTTACAATGGATTTAGTTTTTTCCGTATTAAAATACGGTACTCCATCTTTTTAAGTGGGGCCCGGTGGTCATTATAATAATCGAACTTATATCAATCAAGTGGTCCAtccataatttaataaattaattgatagtCAACACTCATAGTTGATATAGTCAGAATTTCGCATTAGTTtagaagaaatgaaaattttaatgacACTGCAACAACCAAACATGACGTCATTAGAAGCTGAAGTAATGATATGTCAACATAGTCTTACTATAAACACAAACTAATGCATTATTTCtttgtatttctctttttttatattaatttatcatatttatattttttttcttctttctttattttgttttagggtCCGTTTGGTTAGatggaaaaaaataagtttatctCATTTTAGGATCCATTTGGTtggatggaagaaaaaaaagaaaaattttgaaatttgaattaaaaaaataaataaataatttaatttttgctcttagaaattaacttttttttcattatctctcaaatcaaacagaaaaaaaatattttgtaaatcatattttatatcttttttattttattttttctaactttCTCTCAAGAAATTGACCATTAGTGTCAAGTAGTATATATGGCTGTTCAGCCATCATTTTCCCATAATAATAAAGAATCAAACATGAGGTACGCGCTTCTGGTCAATGATCATCGCAACGACAATTCATACTTCAGAAAAGTCTTACCCCTGCTGGTTTCTCTGACTATTCGATCACTCATTAAGCCCcgtcaaacaaaacaaaaaaagtttttaatattGGGAAATATTTTACTGAGGTATATATATTCTACTTAAGTAATACCAAATGGTTGGTCCAACGATGCTCACTcagtcttttttgtttttttctttaaaaataaaatatcatatttaaactTACTTaatttgtaaatgaaaaaacataataaaaaaaaattccaaaaaaatgaCAAGTGAGAttctcaataaatattaattatatgtaaaattaattattaaatatatattttatattaataatatgataataaaaatttatactaataGTACAATTTATTCAAACTTCCAAACATTAATTtgtagataaaatatatatatgattgaaacattaaattctaataaaaatctAATGAAAATTCTGGGcgaaaaaatttatactaatgAGTAATAAACaattacataaaaaactttatattatactttaactcaaaatattaatatttaaatttatggatattcttttcacttatattttttCACTTGTAAGACTTCATCATATTTATGCTCcaacaaaaataatcaaatactttGTATAGATAacttcataataaaaataaaaaagaaactataATCGAGTAGTATCATTCATTCAAACTTCAAAACATTATCATAGTATAACGTCTCCAATCAACTCTCCCAGCAAAGGTGTTGGTTAGGTTGAATCTCTCATAGCAAGAGATGCTCAAACCCAAATTCACCTACTTCGATGCTTCCCCCACCTTATAAATTCTTGCATTAATTTACCACTTTCATCACCCAATCCACTTCCTCTAATTGACACCCACCTAAACCATGGCTTCCCACTTCCTCAAATCCCTCCTTCTCCTCTCCACCTATGCCCTCACCATCTCAGCAGAATACACAGGCTTCGTGGGAACACTAGACCCAAAGTCCATAGGCATACACCACAAGAAAACCCTAAGCCACTTCAGGTTCTACTGGCACGAAGTCTTCAGCGGAGAAAACCCCACATCGGTTAGAATCATTCCCTCACTCCCCAAATACAACGCAACCACAACCTTCGGCTCCGTTGGAATCTTTGACACCCCTTTAACCGTGGGACCTGAGGTGTACTCCAAGGTTGTCGGAAAAGCCGAGGGCTTGTTTGCCTCCACGTCACAAACGCAGTTTGACCTGTTACTGATTTACAACTTCGCGTTGACCCAAGGGAAGTACAACGGCAGCACCATCACGTTCACGGGGAGGAGCCCCCTCTCGGAGAAGGTGAGGGAGCTGCCCATTGTTGGTGGTAGTGGGGTCTTCAAATTTGCCACTGGGTATGTTGAGTCTAGGACGCTAAGTTTTGATCCCCAAACAAGGAATAACACGGTTCAGTTCGACGTGTATATTTACTATTGATGATTATTGAATGTGTTTTTTTCATGTTGATGCGTTATCGCTTTGGTCTGTCTCACCTAGTTTCTACATAAGTTTCCTCTTTTGAGGGCATGTGGTGTCATGGAATAAAGTCATCTTTGGGCAAATTAAGTTTGATCATGATAAATATTATCCATTCATTTTCACTTTCGTATTCTCCCTGCTTTATCTcttgctcttttttttgttttcatcccATTACTTATTATACGTTTcagtttctctcttttctttttaattcttttacttctcatctttttctttcctctacCTATATACTCCAAAATTGAAGTGGATGTTCAACTTCTTCTGACTCAATTCACTAAATTTGGAAATTTTGACTTAAATAACCTTTTGCACTCttcattttaatcattaatttaaagatttttGTCTTCATTTTAGGGATGAAATAAAGTTAATGGATTACGAACATCATTATTATCTCATCggttaataactaaaaaaaaatctaccaagattaaaacaaaaaaattaattaaagaattaaaaaaacatcttattttataagaatcaaaagattatttaaactaaattttactgagaattttattgttattttaaattattttttctactttttattaattataaataataattatgtttagGAGTGAACAAGAATTGAGTTGGGACTTTCTATATAAGTTAATTGAAGCTCTCTACATTGATTATATTCATAAATTGATATAAATGTAGctgaaataaaaagtgaaacttTAActttctaaattgattcaagTTTTGAATCGATGTAGAAAGATATCAATTGTGGTCTTGTAGaaacaagataaataaaattgtttgaaatacaaggccaattaaatatgataaaaacaataaaataaaacataatataattttatattaattcatcTTTAGATAGATTACactcaattttttataaaatatcgaGTTATACTTTAAcatatacaaaattacaaatattattttttcagtcACTTCTGCCTTAAATTCAAATAACTTTTACACACATCTCTTCAAGTAAAGAATCCAAATATTCTTTGAAACAAAAAGTCTTCATACTTTTCCCAAAATCAGGCACACCTTTGGAGACGTAGTTAGCTTttgttgactttttttttatctttcttgtgAAGATCTTGGAATCATAACAGATTATATTATATGCTTCATACATATATGGCATGTTTAAGTCAGGCTATACAACAAAcatatatctatatatgtacatatataaaagaatagacccgtgaaatgattaaaataaatattctataTTATGGACAGTGACTTGAACaagggataaaataaaaattttgataaaaaaatatttcatatataaaagaataggTCGGTAAAATGATCAAAATAGACACATGTTACTTatgaaggataaaatgaaaatttccataaaaaagtatttttcatcttttattttttatttgtatttctaaatcaaacaagtatcaagaaagagagatgatatGGTACAGTAATGTTGTATTGGATTTGTCTAACTAAAGCTTTCTTTGGGGATGTGGCTCTGGTATTTGGAAATATATGAGTAATGATGATGAGGCACTTTTATATTGTCGCATTGAATGCTTCTTCTGTTATAAGGCGAAACCAACCCTTCTTTTTACTTCTTCTGTCATAATCTACTCTTTGCCGTCTCTATGCAGTCTCCACACCACACTCTCTTTTTCCTTACAAACACTCTGCACTCTATCAATTTTTTcgcttttaaaatatattgaataaaaattatgcttaattttgttttaaaatagaataatagatacaacaatttttaataatataaaaaattttatattaaaatttatttaaaagtttaatttttataaaagaatttatatcattagtcaattgaaatctttttttagtataacttacaaaataattattataaaatttaataaatttatcatatttatgataactttatgattaaataataatataatttgtacACATATTATTCATCTATTAAATTATAGTTAGAGAGGATAAAATTATCAGTTTACAAgtcattaatatataaaagagtATAATTTGTTGAGACCTTCTAATATTACGGGACTAATATCACGAGATGACTTTCTTAtccaaactcaaaaacaaaatataataatagatgTTTTAGTAgtataagaaattttatataataaatataacaatttagtAGTTTATAGgtcatttttattcattttaaaaaaatatataaatatataaaagagtaTAATTTGCTCAGACCTTCTAATACCATGGGATGACCTCCTTATCCAAacccaaaaataaatataataatagatacAATAATTTTAGTAgtataagaaattttatataacaTATATAACCGTTTTAGTAGTTTATAAgtcattttcattcattttaaaagatatataaatatataaaagagtaTAGTTTGTTGAGACCTTCTAATACCACAGGATAGTCTCCTTATCCTAACTTAGAGACGAAATATAATAGTAGATATaacaattttagtttataagtcattttcattcattttaaaagaatatataaaatagtataGTTTGTTGAGACCTTCTAACAACACCAGACCTTCTAATACCAAGTACCACGGGATGACCTCTTTATCCAAACCTATAgactaaatataatataataatagataCAACAATTTTAGTAGTTTATAagtcatttttcattcattctaaaagaatatataaagtATATAAAAGAGTATAGTTTGCTAGGACCTTCTAATACCATGGGACCTTTTAATGCCACAAGATGACCtctttatccaaatacaaagactaaatataataatagatacAACAGTTTTAGTAGTATAAGAAGTTTTATATGAAAGTTTattcaaaagtttgatttcttaTCAAAGTTTTTATATCATTAatcaatcataaatttttttcagtataacttacaaaataattattataaaaattaataaatttatcatatatgataattttgtaattaaataacaatatagtTTATGCACATATTATTCATTTGTTAAATTATAGTTGGAGaggataaaattatcaaaatttataagtcattttcattcattttttaataaataaattattggtcCAATTATATGGCTCTAGTAATCCTTTATTGTTGGCATATCGCTTAAACAGGTACAAAATGAGAATTTTAAGAactgaaaaaaagaagataacaaCAAgataaatacatgaaacaagATGTATCCCGTAGTCAGGtgttaagtgaaaaaaaaataaaatagagatattCATAACTCCTTTTATTCACCAAAAAGTAGTTTGATTTTCTAtgctttttattataatttttatattttttgacatattttactttttaatctaagtataattttagtattaaaaaaaaataacaaagcgATGCGGAACAACATGTGCATATACATGGCTAATTGACTAGTTCATATGTAAAAATGCAAGTACTTCGGCTGATCATAAGACAAATGGCTTTGTCTGATGTGCGTTTGATTTCAAAACTTCTTGTAAAAAAAGGTTATACTTTAAgtatatacataaaaaaggTTAGCTTGTTCTAAGACTACTTATTTGTTAAATCAAAACAGTTCATGGTAGAAATGATAATGAGTACGGATCAgacataatattataatactcGTTCACGTACCGtgctttaaaaaaagtatatacttAGATCCATACCCACATAGGTAGTACCTATACCCGGCCCACATAGGTACTTGAATATACGTGTTGTTCCCGGTTGAATATCTAAAAATATTCATACATATATTTGTTACTcgcattttaattaatataaaaagttaataaataaatcatattgattaaaaatgtaataataattaaataaaaatattattcaaagatcttttaaacagcataatcataataataaaactgcataatcataataataaagcATCACAATTGTTAAAATCCTAatcaaatattctttttacaaaACATAATCTTATAACAAATAAGAAATTCTTTTGTTGAATTAAGGAACATGATCCATCCTTGAACAACTTCTTTTTTGAATTAACACAACTACAAAAATTATCTTCTACGACACTGGTTTTATAACGATTTTACAAAAATCGATGTCGTAAGTAAAACAttaacatttttgtaaataattcaaatttttaaagacagttttctttaaaaacacATTATGACATCGGTTCTTGAAAAATCGACGCAGAATGTGAGAATACAATGTCTTCAAAGTGAATGCGAATTGGCTCTCTCTCACtccttatttttatcttctttttaatCTCTTTCTCCCTCAGTTTTAGAAAATCCTAAATTCCTCCCTCGGCCCTACCCCTATTGCATCCGCACTCACAATGCAGTCCACACTTTTCTCCCACTTCTCTTAGATCCAATTCTCCTCCTCGCTCTCTATTTGTTTGCACCTCCATCACCATGGAGACCCCCACGGAGGTGCTGGTGAATCTCAACAAGTACAACTCCCCTATCATGGAGCCCAAGTCGCAAGTCACTTCCCAGGTCGTGCTCTATGGCGTGGGTCTCTTTGAGGACGACATGGCCAAGCCGCAAGTTGGTGTCTCCTCGGTGTGGTACAAGGGCAACACCTACAACATGCACCTCCTACGTCTCTACGCCTCTCTGAGGCCGTTTGTGACGGCGTCGCCACCACCGGCATGGTTCCCTTCCACTTCAACACTGTCGGCGTCAGCAACACCATCTCTATTGGCACCCAAAGCATGTGCTACAACCTGTAGTCCAAGGACCTCATCGCTGACAACATCTTGATCGTCATGGCCGCACAGTGGTATGATGCTAACATTTCCATCCTCGACTGTGACAAAAATGTATTTCCCATGCCATGACCCTTTTCTTTGCGCTCCATGTGTTTGATATTTTGTTGTTATGTGTATTTTTTGTGTATCCTACACTTTTTTAGCATTTGTAAAAGCATAGGATACACAAAAAATACACATAACAAAACATCAAACACATGTGACATTTTTTGGCATTTGAAGTTGGATGTGATTTATCTATGGAGCAAAGTTAACATCTTTTACCACATTTGGAGTTGgattttattcatttcatttgTGGCTTTTTTAGGTTGCCTTTCTATGTCTTTACTTTCATATTCATATTATTCAATCCAAAGGTAAATGAAACATGTTGTGATCtcaatattttatcttatcCTGTTAGAGGTTGAGCCTTGTGTAGGTGGGTTCTTACAATTGAAACAATATCTCTAATTTGGGGGAGGGTTGCTTGGTCATATGACCTGCAGACTTTTAAATGGTGGGAGCCTTTTGCACTGGGCTGCCATTTTTTGGTAATATTTGGTTTGGCTTGTATTGTATGgcttctctttatttttctttaaaaggaTAAGTTGggtcaaaagaaaattttagaaaacctCTTAAAATAGAGCTTCTAATGAAGCTAATTGACagaactttttctttttacgaGATGAGAAACCTAAAAAAGCTAGGCCAAACACTACCTTACTTTGTTGGGATATGCTCTTTTTTTGTAGTATGGTGCATTTGACTTGAATGTAAtgcaaaaaaatttagtttcagATGTTTAATTCCTCTTTTATGGAAGAGACTTTGTTCTAGTACATTGAATGTGCAAGGACACAAATAAATCATAGGGGAGGGAGATAGTGGAGGTTAAACCTTTGACCAGTTAATCGTTGCTTTTGTTCTAACttcaaaatgaattaatttgatatattgTTATGAGTGGAGACTTGACTACTTTGTCTGGTTCCTGCTTTAAGCTAAATAAGTAACCCAACTAATGTGTGATTGTGATATGTACCTATGTCATCCTTCTATTCCAATCTCCAAACTTTATAgttgtttgttattttatttgtttaattgtgTGCTGATATGCCAGTTGTTTGAAATACTGTGATAACCCAAAATCTCTTTATTGTAAGGTTGTATGGGCAATGAATGAAACTTTGAAGCAAAATCGTCTCTTGAGAGGATAAGGGGATGATAACTCATTCCCTAATTCTCCAAACAATAATAGTAATGCTGCAAATCTTTAGAAAAATGTATGTCTGCTCTTATTTTTAAGAGTGgaattttctattatttaaaccttttattttatctttgccTGTGCATCTTTCAACATCTCATCAAACAACTCTTTATATCTTGCTTCTAAACCTATGTTTTCTCAATTGTTTTGATAGTCATGATGAAATGTCTATCATTTTGTTGACTGATTTCCATATCTCTTATTTGTTTCTCATAATGGATGTTGTGTTTGGCAAATTACTTCAGAGTTGTCTTGGTTGGAAAAATCTCATCTTAAGAAACTATCTTCCCTGTGCTAATATTTACCAGACATTGATGCTAGAATAAAATCAACAAGGTCTTGATGTTGGAATAATAGGGTCAAATGTGATCTTTAAGGTGAGGCTTAAAGGGTCAAAACAATGCTTTCATAGTTCTTaaggtatatttttatttaaaaaatgcattACAACCAGGCTCAATAGACCTGTAGTTTATCCCACAAGATTTATAATTGATTCTTATATCTATAATTATTGAAGCTTTATACTATCATGAAATCTATAAAGGGAagagataaaaacaaaactcaataCACCTCTAAATAACATGCTTTACATGTGGTTTTCATTTTGCTATGAATGGTGTCAAATTTCCATCTTGATGGCCATGATGAAAGATCTTCCCTATATTCATTTCAGTGGGACCAACGAGCTTCACAAAAGGCatgattttaagttttagtAGGTACAAGAGGAGTAATACCTTGAGTtgatttgatttattataaaggAGTTCAAGTATTTAGTTGGAGTGTATATATGTAATGCAATTTTAAGTGGAAGTGCTACTCaactttagaaaaataaaaattgctttATTAGGAAGGAtgctcaaaaaggaaaaaaggggTAGAGGTTCGAAAAGACTGAGAAGAAATATGGGGTGTtcttaattttggttttaatgATTTAAAGTTGTATTTGTTGAAGATGTGATCGTTGGAATTGTCTAACAAACTATAGTAGAtcaaatttttatgttatttttttaggaaaaataaaagtcatgttgacTGATAGGATAACATTGTTTTAGTCCTATTCTTTAGGCATGACTTGTTAGTGATTTTCTCTCTctgttagttgttattttttattatgtttataaatATGTTGCTTCATATCTGAATAAATATAAACCTTTGCAGTCTTAATTTCCTTTACGTTCTCTTTCATTCTTTAATACTTTATATCTgttgttattaacaaaaaacaacaaattggtATCAGGAGCTCTTATCTTTGAGGGATCTGTGAGTTGAGAGAAACCATAATGGAGGGAGAAATATCATACACAACATGTCCACCACCAATTTTCGATGGTGAGGAGTTCGAATTATGGGATGCAAGGATGACTGCTCATCTTGAAGCATTGGATCTTTGGGGGACAATAGAAGAAAACTATGATCTCCCTGAACTACCTTTAAATCCAACAGCGGCTCAGATGAAGAATCACAAAGAGAGGAAGACAAAAAAGGGGTAAACTTCAAGTCTGCCAAACAAATTTGGGATTATCTCAAATCAGAATATTAAGGTTATGAAAGAACCAAGGAATGCAAGTACTCAACTTGGGTAGAGAATTCGAGATGCAGAGCATGAAAAAGACTAAAACAATTAAAGACTAAAGCAAATAGAGTGAAGCTTCTTGGGAAGGACTTTCCTGATGAAAGAATAGTGCAAAAAATCCTGCTCATTGTACTCGAAAAGTATGAATCAAAGATATCAACATTGGAGGAGTCAAAAGACCTGTCAATCATCACTGTGGGAGAACTGATAAATGCTCTACAGACACAGAAGTAGAGAAGAATGATGACACAAGAGGAGGCGGTACAAGGTGCTTTTCATAGTAAAGCACAAAATTCAAGAGGTGGCAAACACaagaagaataacaaataaaggaaCAAAAAACTAGA of Glycine soja cultivar W05 chromosome 1, ASM419377v2, whole genome shotgun sequence contains these proteins:
- the LOC114416583 gene encoding dirigent protein 22-like — its product is MASHFLKSLLLLSTYALTISAEYTGFVGTLDPKSIGIHHKKTLSHFRFYWHEVFSGENPTSVRIIPSLPKYNATTTFGSVGIFDTPLTVGPEVYSKVVGKAEGLFASTSQTQFDLLLIYNFALTQGKYNGSTITFTGRSPLSEKVRELPIVGGSGVFKFATGYVESRTLSFDPQTRNNTVQFDVYIYY